The nucleotide sequence TGGCCTCGCCCGGCCTGGCGCTCGCCCAGGCCAGGCTGAAGGTGGCGGCCATCTACACCGTGCCCTTCGAGCAGCAGTGGGTCAGCCGCATCCACAAGGCGCTGCAGGCCGCACAGGCGCGCGGCGAGATCGAGTACAAGGCCAGCGAGAACGTGGCCAACGCCGACTACGAGCGCGTGATGCGCGAGTACGCCACCGGCGGCAACCAACTGATCGTGGGCGAGTCCTTCGCCGTGGAAGCCGCCGCGCGCAAGGTGGCGCGGGACTTCCCCAAGGTGGCGTTCCTCATGGGTTCTTCGGGCAAGCCGCAGGCGCCCAACTTCAGCGTCTTCGACAACTACATCCAGGAACCCGCCTACCTGACCGGAATGATCGCCGCCGGCATGAGCAAGACCGGCAAGATCGGCATGGTGGGCGGCTTCCCCATCCCCGAGGTCAACCGCCTGATGCACGCCTTCATGGCCGGCGCCCGGGAGATCAACCCCAAGGTCGAATTCACCGTGACCTTCATCAACAGCTGGTTCGACCCGCCCAAGGCCAAGGAAGCCGCCTTCGCCATGATCGACAAGGGCGCCGACGTGCTGTACGCCGAGCGCTTCGGCGTGTCGGACGCGGCCAAGGAGCGCGGCAAGCTGGCCATCGGCAACGTGATCAACACCCAGGACAAGTACCCCGACACCGTGGTCGCGTCCGCCATCTGGCACATGGAGCCGACCATCGAGCTGGCGCTGCGCAACGTCAAGGAAGGCAAGTTCAAGGCCGAGGACTACGGCCCTTACTCCATGATGAAGCACAAGGGCTCCGAGCTGGCGCCGCTGGGCACCTTCGAGAAGAAGGTGCCGGCCGAGGTGATGGCCAAGGTGCAGGCCAGGCAGAAGGACATCCTGACCGGCAAGTTCACGGTCAAGGTCGACGACAGCCAGCCCAAGTCCACCGCCAGGTGACCCGGCCACCGGTCCTGCGGCTGCAAGGCATCACCAAGCGCTTCGGCCCCCTGGTCGCCAACGACGGCATCTCGCTGGAACTGGCCGTCGGCGAGGTGCTGGGCCTGCTGGGCGAGAACGGCGCGGGCAAGTCCACCCTGGTCTCCATCCTGTTCGGCCACTACACGGCCGACCAGGGAACCATCGAGGCCTTCGGCCGGCCGCTGCCGCCCGGCCAGCCACGCGCGGCCCTGGCCGCGGGCATCGGCATGGTGCACCAGCACTTCACCCTGGCCGACAACCTCAGCGTGCTGGACAACGTTCTCATGGGCACCGAGCCGCTGTGGCGCCCGTTCAGCCGGCGCGCCGCCGGGCAGGCCAGGCTGCAGGAGGTGGCGCTGCGCTTCGGCCTGGCGGTGCAGCCCGATGCGCGCGTGGGCAGCCTGTCGGTGGGCGAGCGCCAACGGGTGGAGATCGTCAAGGCGCTGTACCGCGGCGCCCGCGTCCTGATCCTGGACGAGCCCACCGCGGTGCTGACGCCGCAGGAAAGCGAAGCCCTGTTCGCCACCCTGGGCCGGATGGTGGCCCAGGGCCTGTCCATCGTGTTCATCAGCCACAAGCTGGGCGAAGTGCTGCGCGTGTCGCACCGCGTGGCCGTGCTGCGCGCCGGCAAGCTGGTGGCGCAGGCCTCGGCTGCCCAGGTCACCCAGGCCCAGCTGGCCAACTGGATGGTGGGCCAGGCCGTGGCCCTGCCCGGGCGCACGCCCGCGCCGTCGGTGGGCGCCGTGGCCTGCCGCCTGGAGGGCGTGGGCGTGGGCGGCGACGGGCGCGAGCGGCTGGTCGATGCCACGCTGGCCCTGCGCGCCGGCGAGATCACCGCCGTCGCGGGCGTGTCCGGCAACGGCCAGCTGGCCCTGGCCGAGCTGCTGTGCGGCATGCGCCGTGCCGGTGCCGGCCGCGTGTGGCTGGGCGAGCAGGCGCTGCGCGCGCGGCCGGCCTGGCTGGTGCGCCAGGGCGTGGCGCGCATCCCCGAGGACCGGCACGGCACGGGCGTGGTCGGCGACCTGCCGGTGTGGGAGAACGCGGTGTCCGAGCGTCTGCGCGGCCGCGCTTTCGCGCGCGGGCCGCTGGTGCGCCGGGGCGCGGCGCGCACGCAGGCGCAGCGCATCGTGCAGGCCTACGACGTGCGCGGCGCCGGCATCGACGCCCCGGCAAGCGCGCTGTCGGGCGGCAACATGCAAAAGCTGATCCTCGGCCGGGCGCTGCTTACGCCGGACGGCGGCACGCCGCGGCTGATCGTGGCCCACCAGCCCACCTGGGGCCTGGACATCGGCGCCGTGGCCTACGTGCAGCGCCAGCTGATCGCCGCGCGCGATGCGGGCGCGGCGGTGCTGCTGCTGAGCGACGACCTGGACGAGGTGCTGGCGCTGGGGGACCGCATCGCGGTGATCCATGCCGGGCGGCTGACGGAGGCGCGGCCGGCGCAGGAATGGACGCGGGAGGCCATCGGCCTGGCGATGGCGGGCGGCGCGCCATGAGGCTGGAAAAGCGCAACGCCGCTTCCCCCCTGGCCCTGGTGCTGGCGCCCTTCGGCGCCATCGGCTTCACCCTGGTCGTCAGCTCGCTGCTGGTCCTGTGGGCCGGCGCGCCGGTGGGCCCCACCTGGGGCCATCTGCTGCGCGGCGGCTTCGGCTCCGTCTTCGCCTGGACCGAGACGCTGACCCGCGCCACGCCCCTGGTCCTGACCGGCCTGGCGGCCACCGTGGCCTTCAAGGCGCGGCTGTTCAACATCGGCGCCGAAGGCCAGCTGTACGCCGGCGCGCTGGCCGCCGTCGCCGTGGGCGGCCTGCATGGCGGCGAAGGTTTGGGCCTGCCGGCGGTGCTGCTGTTCCCCCTGATGGTGCTGGCCGCCGCGGCCGCCGGCGCCCTCTTGCTGCTGGGCCCGGCCCTGATGAAGGCGCGTCTCGGCGTGGACGAGGTCGTCACCACCCTGCTGCTCAACTTCATCGTCCTGCTGGGCGTCTCGGCCCTGCTGGACGGCCCCATGAAGGACCCCACGGCCATGGGCTGGCCGCAGAGCGTCGCGCTCCAGCCCGAGCTGGAGCTGGGCCGACTGGTGGAAGGCGCCCGCGTCCACACCGGCCTGCTGGCGGCCGCCGCGCTGGGGGTGGCGCTGTGGGCGCTGCTGAAGTTCACGACCTTCGGCTTCGACATCCGCGCCCTGGGCGCCAACGCGCGCGCCGCCGCCTTTGCCGGCGTGCCGGTCACGCGCACGGTGATGGGCGTCGCCCTGCTCTCCGGCGCGCTGGCCGGGCTGGCCGGCGCGGTGGAGGTGGCCGGCCGCACCGGCTACGTCACGCTGGACATGTCGCCGGGCTACGGGTACAGCGGCATCGTCATCGCCATGCTGGCCGGACTGCACCCCCTGGGCGTGCTGGCGGCGGCCGTGTTCGTGGCCGGCGTGCTGGTGGGCGCGGACAGCATGAGCCGCGCCATCGGCGTGCCCAACTACATCGCCGACGTGATCGTGGCCGCCTCGCTGCTGTCGGTGCTGGTGGCGGCGCTGCTGGCGCAGTACCGGATCCGCTGGCGATGACCGACCTGTA is from Ramlibacter tataouinensis TTB310 and encodes:
- a CDS encoding BMP family protein: MTTLSRLSRRPLLALAAAALLASPGLALAQARLKVAAIYTVPFEQQWVSRIHKALQAAQARGEIEYKASENVANADYERVMREYATGGNQLIVGESFAVEAAARKVARDFPKVAFLMGSSGKPQAPNFSVFDNYIQEPAYLTGMIAAGMSKTGKIGMVGGFPIPEVNRLMHAFMAGAREINPKVEFTVTFINSWFDPPKAKEAAFAMIDKGADVLYAERFGVSDAAKERGKLAIGNVINTQDKYPDTVVASAIWHMEPTIELALRNVKEGKFKAEDYGPYSMMKHKGSELAPLGTFEKKVPAEVMAKVQARQKDILTGKFTVKVDDSQPKSTAR
- a CDS encoding ABC transporter ATP-binding protein, with protein sequence MTRPPVLRLQGITKRFGPLVANDGISLELAVGEVLGLLGENGAGKSTLVSILFGHYTADQGTIEAFGRPLPPGQPRAALAAGIGMVHQHFTLADNLSVLDNVLMGTEPLWRPFSRRAAGQARLQEVALRFGLAVQPDARVGSLSVGERQRVEIVKALYRGARVLILDEPTAVLTPQESEALFATLGRMVAQGLSIVFISHKLGEVLRVSHRVAVLRAGKLVAQASAAQVTQAQLANWMVGQAVALPGRTPAPSVGAVACRLEGVGVGGDGRERLVDATLALRAGEITAVAGVSGNGQLALAELLCGMRRAGAGRVWLGEQALRARPAWLVRQGVARIPEDRHGTGVVGDLPVWENAVSERLRGRAFARGPLVRRGAARTQAQRIVQAYDVRGAGIDAPASALSGGNMQKLILGRALLTPDGGTPRLIVAHQPTWGLDIGAVAYVQRQLIAARDAGAAVLLLSDDLDEVLALGDRIAVIHAGRLTEARPAQEWTREAIGLAMAGGAP
- a CDS encoding ABC transporter permease, with amino-acid sequence MRLEKRNAASPLALVLAPFGAIGFTLVVSSLLVLWAGAPVGPTWGHLLRGGFGSVFAWTETLTRATPLVLTGLAATVAFKARLFNIGAEGQLYAGALAAVAVGGLHGGEGLGLPAVLLFPLMVLAAAAAGALLLLGPALMKARLGVDEVVTTLLLNFIVLLGVSALLDGPMKDPTAMGWPQSVALQPELELGRLVEGARVHTGLLAAAALGVALWALLKFTTFGFDIRALGANARAAAFAGVPVTRTVMGVALLSGALAGLAGAVEVAGRTGYVTLDMSPGYGYSGIVIAMLAGLHPLGVLAAAVFVAGVLVGADSMSRAIGVPNYIADVIVAASLLSVLVAALLAQYRIRWR